The following coding sequences lie in one Kribbella sp. NBC_00709 genomic window:
- a CDS encoding TlpA family protein disulfide reductase, producing MVRRTAVVVAGVLLVAGCSSGQQASQSRQGQSGFVSGNGNVSVFAAGDRKAAPELTGKTLDGKTWTLSEQTGKVVVLNVWGSWCPPCRKEAPDLVAASKELGPSVQFIGLNTRDLDPAQAKKFVQEFGVPYPNLYDPDGKGLLRFRGQISTAAIPTTLVIDKTGKVAGRVVGEVTKQTLLGMVKDAG from the coding sequence ATGGTGCGTCGTACGGCGGTCGTGGTGGCCGGAGTGCTCCTGGTCGCGGGGTGCAGCTCGGGTCAGCAGGCCTCGCAGAGCCGGCAGGGTCAGTCGGGCTTCGTCAGCGGCAACGGCAACGTGTCGGTGTTCGCGGCGGGGGACCGGAAGGCGGCGCCGGAGCTGACCGGGAAGACGCTGGACGGGAAGACCTGGACGCTGTCCGAGCAGACCGGCAAAGTCGTCGTACTGAACGTGTGGGGCTCGTGGTGCCCGCCGTGCCGCAAGGAAGCACCGGATCTGGTCGCGGCCTCGAAGGAGCTCGGCCCGTCGGTGCAGTTCATCGGGTTGAACACGCGTGACCTCGACCCGGCGCAGGCGAAGAAGTTCGTGCAGGAGTTCGGGGTGCCGTACCCGAACCTCTACGACCCGGACGGCAAGGGGCTGCTGCGGTTCCGCGGCCAGATCTCCACGGCCGCGATCCCGACCACGCTGGTGATCGACAAGACCGGCAAGGTCGCCGGGCGGGTTGTCGGCGAGGTCACCAAACAGACGTTGCTGGGCATGGTCAAGGACGCCGGTTG